ttttaagacccatcaacttgaaattcggcatgagtgtatcttagacattacttttctgaaaaatacatgcatattgcaagtgttgtaaaaaataattgatttataaggcttttgaagcgagctggtagttttttatctgggtcagagttagacccctttctttatttatggtttcattgaaattaatgttaaaacgggcttggccacTGTGACtgtgataaacaaaatatttgatatttttaaatatgactgtaaaattatttgttgcggtttgttcaatatttatgccaattttcactGATATCCGTAACCTAGATAGAAAACTATCTGGGTTTTCTCAATAATTTCCCAACAACCCTCGTAAAAATCGAACTAAATTTTTAGTAGAccatttaaaaacataacagGGCACATTTTTGTGagactaaaaacaaaaacaaaacaaaacaaaaataaaaacaaaacaaaacaaaaaacaaaacaatttaataaaaaattgcaaaagatttttttttccaaattgtacgaaagcccattgagctcattttcgtaggtaaatttttttttcgcgaATAAGCGCGAaatttcgcgaataaacgcgttactttcgcaaataaacgcgtCACTTTCGCGattaaacgcgaaactttcgcgaataaacgcgttagtttcgtttattcgcgaaaaacatatttttttacctacgaaaatgagctcaatgggctttcgtagaATTGAAATATGATACTTATATggtgattttgaattaaaatcatgtaaaaaatgacaatttaatCGACTTCGATTTTACGGGGGAATATGTCAAAGTGCGGTGTGTagtcatttttcttcaatttttcatGAGAGAGAAGTACTGCGCAAACTGTAGGGTAAAGGTtatgaacatgtatattattttgagGTTGATTTATGAAGCAAAACAACTATTAGACtgctaaacattttttttttatgatgaaataCCCCAAAAACACAGAGACAGTCTtactatttaatttttaaaagggtATTAAAGCGGATCGGCATGTAAATGATTTGTTACCTGGCTCAAACtctgttaaagcaatatgagctgcaattttcatgttgaatttttttcttacgaaAAGGCGGTTTTCTtcttaaatgacaaaaaaacatggttttaaatttctgtaagctgtatttttgtgggaaaagccgttCAGAAGCCTTTATtagagcaaaattgaattactgtcgtcctgtacaaaaattgatttgctatatattccatataagagaaatctttcttctgacaaaaattcatgatttttttcaaactttattcACCATTAAAGTTTAAGTCACATGCacacttatcatactagcaggtttctgcagcaaaataaaattctaaacaatacagctcatattgctttaactaatctatgtaatttgttttaaataacttGAGCTGATATAAAACTCAGTACAGTACTGTGATACCCCTACAGATATTTGTGCATGTTGAATAACGTTAAAAAGTGCATTGTAGCATGTTTTAAATATAGCAAGTTTAGCCACTTCTTGTAATAAAATGTGTGTATTAATGACATAGACCAGTCACCagctgtatacatgtattgggtTTAATCATAATCggtttttcattgtgttttagTGATTGTGACGTAATATTTAGGATTCGATATTCGTAACAATCACTCCTTTTAGGTGCGCAATATATCTGCGCAAAGCGAATAAGGTCCGTCGTCCTTAAACCACAGGAAACGCTGTTAAAGGATTATCCGTGTCATCATGTACATGTTCTAGGAAGTAAAAGCAGTATTCCTTCAACTCGCGATAGCATTGCAACCAAATGGATTTGCTTGTGTATAGCTTTTTCACTATCAAACACCAGGTGATCGACAGCAGACCTCGTTACTAGTTTCCTTTTAACTCATCCATGGGCCAACGTACCAGCACACATGTTTAATTCTTTGCTGTTGGCGATCATATTTCCTAATTGACGATATGTAGAAAGAAGCCGAGTGAACTAGAAAAAGCTGACAGCTCGTTAAAAACGATTACTGGAGTATAacaacataaaataataattgatatttctGGAGTACTTGATTTCATACCTCGTCATGCCTGTACACCCAATTTGAATGAGAGATATCCGTTAGTGCATATGTGTGTACTCTTCCATCACCTTTAAGTTACCGGATGATCAAGACATGGCGGACATTAAGGCTATAAAAGGTAACCATTGTTTACGTTATTGTAACACAACTACATATATTTATCTAACAGCGACGATAACTACATTGGTCCTGTTGAACGTCTTCAGTCTTTCGTCACATCTAACTACGATCCGTGACATTGGTAGGAAAATGAACCATGCAATGGATCAGTTGTACAACCTCAAAAGGACAGCGTATGATGGAGAAGAAACCAGCGgaaaaacaataacaaagatAGTGACGACTACAAGTGGAATCGCCATGAGCCAAACATCAAGATATACAACGGAGACGAGCAGAGCCATTACTACAAAGGCATATCCAAAAGAAAGACAGTTAAATTGCACGGCTTGTTTCCAGCATAATTTTACCTTTGTGTTGAATAACAAAAACATGTGCAAACCTACAGAGGAAAGTTCATCGATTGAATTAATTGTGTTGATTAGCTCTGTACACTCAAATTCTGAGAAACGAAAAGCACTGAGGGAAACATGGCTTACTCCTACCgatcaaaacaaaagtaaatTTAGGTACGCGTTTCTGCTTGGTATGAATCCTAATAACAAACTTCAAGTAGCCCTTGAGACGGAGAGTGCAACATACAATGACATTGTACAAGAAGATTTTACAGACACCTACCAAAACCTCACATTGAAAACAATCATGGCTATGAAATGGGCAAGTAGCTTTTGTCAAAATGCAAAGTTTGTTATGAAAACGGACGACGATATGTTTGTTCATCTACCAGCGTTacataaaatacttttaaagcACGAAAAGAAACTTCAATATTCAATTGGAGGGCAGTGTAGGATAAACGAAGGACCAATACGAAGCAAAGGCTACAAATGGTATGTTCCCAAAGAACTGTATCCACAATCCAAGTACCCGGGATTCTGCTCTGGGACGGGGTATGTTACTAGTATGAGTGTGGCTAAACAGATATACAAAGTTTCACAACACGTACCTTTTTTTTACCTAGAAGATGTGTACATTGGTCTCTGTGTTAACCGACTAGGTATGGGTGTAACAAACTTACCTGGATTTCATGCAGTCAAAGTACCAATTGGTTGTAACTATAAAAATGGAGTGGTAATTACCTCGCATCAACTTGATCCCAAACTTCTTCGTAATGTGTGGAGTTTGAAGTGCAACGCCACAATATTTTGATGTAATGTGCCAATATTTACTGATCTTTCACATATATGATGTATAGTGTAGAAACTTTTGATATGTGACAGTCGTAAATTGACTGGATATTGTTAATAAATTCATCTGCTAAACAACTTTGTATGACACAATAAATTGGTGTAGTTTCTGATTTTTTGTCGGTAGAATTGATCAAAATGTGATTTTGTATAGGTGAAATGAAAAGACACGTATCTTATGtataacatacatttatttttaaaatggacaACCAGAATGAATATctcatattgttttattaaagaaattttgtatattttgagaaaattaattttattcgtctaattttcaaaaaagatagacaactttttgaatatgttcattttattgACTATATATAGGCTCCTGAATTTTGTTCATGTCTGCCTcataatatcaaaaaattaatgtagTTAAGATCAATCCGAATTGTTTAAATCATCTCTGTCATGTATGAACTACTTAAGATGCTTAGTCGGATAAAAACGACCCATTCTCTATTCGACATGCCTTGACAAGAAGCGTTTGGAGGTCATCAGTTGACTTTGAACAAATGAAATGTTGACCAATCAACGTTGCACAAACCTATTTTATAAAGCGTTGGAAGAAAGTGAAGCTATTCAatgcaaaaaatgaaatagtcaCTGACAGCTAAGCAAAATAGTATTGCAACACATAAATTCCCCAGAAACACCcccccataaaaaaaataaccccaACTGTACGGATATCTACTCGGAACACAGATTGAAAGCTTGCATGTAAGATAATTTTTGGACAACGCAAAAGTATGAAAACTATTTGCATTCTGACCGACGTGTGTGAGTTTTTAACTTAATTGTTATATAAGAACCCCATTGGAAATACGCTTTTTAACAAGGCTTTCATGGGCTCTCCTTAGGTAATATTCATCATTTGTAAGTCATGAAGTCAtgtaatctacatgtatatagaaataattgaacaaattgattctTATGAAGTTGCAAAGTGCTGAGATATTTGTTTTTctaattgttatattttatatgtgAAACCATGGCattttgtgatatatttatgtgaataaaatgaaatgaaataaagagtGATGTGAAATTTGTCAAATGTTTAACTTTAAGACATTATCTGAACTTAAAACATTTGAACTCAAAACcaatcctatgtaaaattcaaaattgtatacaaAGGTTCCAGCACGCTTAGTAACcaatttttccatttaaaactatttatgttcaaataccggtataacgaaaacataatatttttaaatgctatTTAAAAACCATTGTTATACTATTAAACGGTTCATTTGCCCATAAAATTttttcaataacttaaaaattcacaatattttagtatgcgattttttttattctggatAGCTTAAACTTCTGAAATTTGTGGTCAAAAGAGCTTAAAATGgccattttcaaatttttttttcttctgttacCATGGCAACTCGTCCCCATAGCATCTCTTTAAGGTTGTCTTGTATCTTTATTCACCAAAGAGTTTCAAATActaaatatgaagaaaatcGGTGACTATGCATGGCCACCAAATTTTGATATTCAAAGGGGcttgatttgcaattttttaagcTCTATTAAAGTTCATGAAAATGTTAGatagaaataattttatatattaagaaaacgCAAACATTAGCAATAACATAACTTGTTTCTTGGATGCAAGAaaactttgatttatttcaacatcgaatttattgatttcAAACAGCGAGATCCTTTACTCAAGTACCGAATTATGTGATTGATTAACAGCAAATTTTACTGTGGTTATGAATGTGCTAAGTTGGATCGTAGATGACCCCCAGTAGTGCTTGCCAGGACCCACAGACAGTAAAAGAGGGAGTGGGGACTGATTTTTTTATCCAACTGATAAGATATCGATTGTCTGAAAACTATTGAACCTGGCAAACACACAAATTCTTAAATTCTTTTCACTTACAGATTTTTTCCTGAAAAGTTTGAATTCAAActtttcaactaaaaatttctctcttttttaaCACGCACGTACACACGACATGACTTTTTATTTGGTTATTTAATgctttattcaaatttattcacACACTTGGAGAATACAGTGTATTTGTGGAGCAGCTAATCcttttataatgataataataactagacacgatctcgttgcgagcaacgaggaggtcttccgtccgatttttaaaataaggaatgaccttactcttgatcttcgtcaacgaaACTTATGAGtgtaatgggtgaaagactatctatctcttggtgtcccttatttgaggaatcagctccttttcattcattttagttaaaaggtatttttgtgtaccgctaagaagtgtttagaaattggttaccgtttttgagatatctgggaaaaatcgttttgatatccggtcttaaaactccttttagggtccagataacaaacaatatatggttgtacattgttaagcacaaaattttgagcatgttttgttaaatacttctttccagaattttcctctatttcgagatattgaagatcaaagtgttggacttctggcccctttaaatccctaattacataacatagaAGGAAATGAttaccatgtataggtaaataaccttagaatgaacataactggctctataacgtatcataaaatatttcacagtaaaaagttatcattaaaaagactttagagccccctcagccccttatttgaagggccagcccctttttcttgatttcataagaatgttcttgtcaattcaaacaaattttgttcaacaagtgtttacaaattctgtaccgttctcgagatatcttgagagggtcgtttcaggggccgaccctgtcactctttttagggaccgcataacaaagaaattatggttgcagattgttaagcttaatattttaagcatcttttgttcaatattgcttttcaacactttcctccattttgaaatattgagcatcaaagttttggacttctggccccttaaaatccctaattacgtaatataggagtaaatgattgccatgcataggtaaataaccttagaatgaacTTAATTGcctctataacgtatcacaaaatatttcacagtaaaaagttatcattaaaagactttagtgccccctcagccccttatttgaagggccagcccattttttatgatttcaaataaaagctctaatcaattcaaacactttttattgaacaagtgtttaaaaattttgtaccgttctcgagatatcttgagagggtcgttttaggggccgaccctgtaactccttttagggactgcataacaaagaaattatggttgcagattgttaagctcaatattttgagcatcttttgttcaacattgcttttcaaaattttcctacattttgagatattgagcatcaaatttttggatttctggtcccttaaaatccctaattacgtaacatagaaGGAAATGATTGCCGTGTGTAGGTTGataacgttagaataaacataattgcttctataacgtatcacaaaatatttcacagtgaaaagttatcattaaaagactttacagccccctcagccccttatttgaagggacAGCCCTTTTATCTTGATGTACATATGCCACATAAAATCTCTTGACtgtataaagattttttgttctacatgacaaaataaaatcgaggaaagagatattgaaagaaaacaactaaaaatcacgacgcttttttaactgtaattttcgagctcggacgagcatgaaagtttcatgtaaatcggtggagtagttttagagaaatcgcgtacacaaaattggttgaaaaaaagaaagataataataatagggaaaaaagaaaccgaacgaaaacaataaggtcttctgttggaaaacggaagaccttaactagacacgatctcgttgcgagcaacgaggaggtcttccgtctgattttagaatttgagatatatgtccgatcttgattttgctatttaacagctaaacatgatttagaatagaaaaacagggtctacattctaagggccagatactattttgtttcagggataagagctttgttcaacaagtgtttagaaattcgtcaccgttcttgagatatctgagaaaagaAAACGTTTAAGGGACCGGttccttatctccttattggagccgctgaaccaaatattgaaggttgcattttgtaaagtacatctttttgagcatcttttcaactccctataggggccgtttaacgaaattttcaaaaattgcatattatttagtacatcattctgagcatcttttcttctaaactgcatttcaaaatatttttcctttcttagatattggtgatcaaaattctggacttttggcccctaaaaaaccctaataacgtaacacatgataaaatcattacattgcttggatatattactgtaagataaacatatttgcctCCATAAccattcacaaaatatccctcagtaaagggctaaaGATGAAAGACTTCAGAGCCCTAATGTTGTTATTTCATTAATACAATTAATCATCAGatctatatctttaaaaaaaataaattatctcaTGTAACCtggattaaaaaattgaatgaactTTTCAGTTTTCAGTCCATGGATGGTACTTGAATCTGCTTTATCAATAATCGGTTGCGtatcatcattgttcgtgggAGACCAATCTTCGTGGCTTTCGTGGGTAACCCCTGCctacgaatttacatccccacgaacgtATATGCAAGCATAAGTGTACTATTTATTTACGAAATAGTATTTGTTACCAATGAAATTACGTCCACTaacaaagaaaattttggttaccCACAAACATTGACCCCACGAATTAAactgattccacagtatttgacCCTTTTAAAACTTACTAGTGTGTCTTGCGAAAAATTTTAACCCTGTAAACCAAATTTTCTTTCATGTTTAAAGCAAGGAAGTAATTGACGTTAatgtaaaaaaacccacaaaaaccGGCCATTAAACAAatgttcccccccccccccaaaaaaaatacatgcatgtctAATATCCGTGAATTTGGAAATGATCAAGCTATAATTTGCATTACATAAACATTTCGGATACATCTATCTGTACAGCTATTCATCTACCGATATCTGTGCACCCATCAGTCAGTCAATTCCATACGTGTCTTTCTTGTCCAAATAGCAGCTTCTATATAACTTAAAGGATatcaaaagaatatttaaatcaCAACAAAGCTGAGAGTGCAATTGAAGTGTATAAAAGAACATTGAatggtttgaataaaaaaaacctcaccAACAACTctgaaaaaatctaaaaaatagggaaaatatttttgttgggtTGAATTAGCGAGCAAAAACATGACATCAAGTAAAACACGCATTGTCCTTGTTTGCCTGTCGAGTGAAATGAAATaggattttaaaacaattactaaaaaaaaggaaatttattttttgagatATAACGACCAAACAATTTtaagtgtaaaataaaaaattagaaaaactCTTTTAACCAGACGCTCTTTTTGAGTAAAGCTTTAGGGCGTTGTGTAGACAATCGTTTGGTTGAGCAAGACTTGGTCATAACAACTCCACTGTCAGATACACACGGCGACTTTAAACTTCCATATCGTGTAATAAACCTTCTCTTGCTGCCGGTAAAATGGACAATGGATTCTTTAAAAGGATAACACTTGTATCTAAAGCTcatgtattttgattgaaaatgataCTTCAGTGGGAGTTTTATAGTGTGTATTAGTTTTGTACATTTAAATTAACCAATTTAGAAGACAAACTCgacaatgtatataattttggtTCCGGTAATTAATCATACACAAATTGTATCCGCATCAATTAGCAATGTATGTCTGTAACCTTGAATGTAACTGCTGATCGAACAATGGCGGATATTATTGTATATTAGCAGGTAGCCGGTAGCCGTTATTTACGTTTTCGTAAAACAACTACCATTATTTTCGTAATGACACTTCCTACTGGCTCTTTTGGACGTCTTCTGtggtggcatatttctgccccctacatgcaagataaattatgtcaacatgtaagaacattatgtcattttactcatataaaaatcaGATTCTCTATTCTCTAAAAAAGATGTGTGACTTGATTGTCAACATATCTTGCATGTAGACATAAATGCTTGCATGTTGAAATGgttttcttgcatgttgacataatttatcTTGCATATAGTGGGCAGATATATATGCTACCATAGTCTTCAGTTTATTGTCActtctaataattttttaagatcaCAGATTTGTAAAAAATGTGAATCAATTAGTTTCTCGAATTACGAGACGTACGGTTACAACCTCAATAGGAAAGAGTACTTCCGGAATGTACAACCGAAGGGCATATGAAAAAGTACAGCTCTTCTTTAACCAATCATAACAGATTATGAAAAAAGCGGATGTGGCTATATTCTGGCAACatctttaatttcaaacatttacttACTTTGCTGTTCACCTAAAATAAAGTTCAGAACACAAATATTGAGAGATAAACAAAATCAGCCAGTACTTTAttctttagaattaaaataatgTCACCATGCAATATCAGAAATAATAAACAAGTTGTCGATAACAAGTTCAAGATGCTGCACCTCTGTATTCAATCTACACGCATTTGCTGAATTAGCCCGAATTTGCCGAACTATTGTACGTTGGCTTTAAGCGAAGCGGTCGCAAACGTTTAAGGGGGacgtgcggccatcttgtacatttgaggataaaaatgttcacatttcTTGACCTGGCTCGTTTCTTCCTgaaactgaccaaaactgttgccaaaagatacaaaagcaatagatttgatattttacatgttgttttgtatgcaaagtatgcatacaagaacaggacaatgtctttttaatcacttaaaaCAGCTGTCGAATTGCACAGCTACAGGCTTAATTTGAAGATttagaaatcttaaaaaatatgaagggggttcACTGGTGttctctctacaaccatttgttgagaaaaagtttgaatctTGCACATTGATGTAACTTTGCCTCAAAATAGGGTATCCTATTCTTATCAGTCGTCATGagatctatttttagaacaagaaaaatccAGTCTATACTTAGAACTCCTGTGTCAATGGAGATACAATAACGTTATtttttcttagaaaataaataaatgtccaCAATCCGTGttgaatttgatatacatttctAAACCTGTCCCATgtttgtttttgggttttttcccAGTTCTATAAGTAAAGATTTATGTAAATTCTTTTTAGAAATGGGGTAGGGATCCTAAAAagtctttaatttaaaaaaagtatacaaaatatttcaatggaaATCTTAAATGTACCTCCAGAGACACAAATATATCTTGTGGGAATTGATAGTTTTTGAGGCCCATTTTAAGAATAGGGTACACTACTTCGGGATaaagttacaacttaaataAGCAAATTTAGACCtgtttctcaacaaatggttgtagagagaaCACCAATAAATtcccttcata
The nucleotide sequence above comes from Magallana gigas chromosome 2, xbMagGiga1.1, whole genome shotgun sequence. Encoded proteins:
- the LOC105319742 gene encoding beta-1,3-galactosyltransferase 1 produces the protein MADIKAIKGNHCLRYCNTTTYIYLTATITTLVLLNVFSLSSHLTTIRDIGRKMNHAMDQLYNLKRTAYDGEETSGKTITKIVTTTSGIAMSQTSRYTTETSRAITTKAYPKERQLNCTACFQHNFTFVLNNKNMCKPTEESSSIELIVLISSVHSNSEKRKALRETWLTPTDQNKSKFRYAFLLGMNPNNKLQVALETESATYNDIVQEDFTDTYQNLTLKTIMAMKWASSFCQNAKFVMKTDDDMFVHLPALHKILLKHEKKLQYSIGGQCRINEGPIRSKGYKWYVPKELYPQSKYPGFCSGTGYVTSMSVAKQIYKVSQHVPFFYLEDVYIGLCVNRLGMGVTNLPGFHAVKVPIGCNYKNGVVITSHQLDPKLLRNVWSLKCNATIF